Proteins from a single region of Harpia harpyja isolate bHarHar1 chromosome 14, bHarHar1 primary haplotype, whole genome shotgun sequence:
- the SKOR1 gene encoding SKI family transcriptional corepressor 1 isoform X1 has protein sequence MQRGSVPAAAARGMCYGSARPLRPACPPAAGRVLRQHSGRWWWGSVLRAGAGSGERGRAGPRSRVPGAERAGGGGGGAPGPLLTRAVPRFCFAGAFWGGMEAIASQMGNGRDASSSPNSKQELQPYQGSNTLKPNQVGETSLYGVPIVSLVIDGQERLCLAQISNTLLKNYSYNEIHNRRVALGITCVQCTPVQLEILRRAGAMPISSRRCGMITKREAERLCKSFLGEHKPPKLPENFAFDVVHECAWGSRGSFIPARYNSSRAKCIKCSYCSMYFSPNKFIFHSHRTPDSKYTQPDAANFNSWRRHLKLSDKTATEELSHAWEDVKAMFNGGTRKRTFSLQGAAAGGPGAGSPAAKAALHPPPPAGPELAPAHKSLRCSGQEPAGERGALGLPAAHGGAAGAHGGAGAVRSYPVIPVPSKGFGMLQKLPPPLFPHPYGFPAAAFGLCPKKQEDALGGAGGGEAGKGGALPPGMFWGPPHPHPHQPAQPPHQPGAAKDAGVYPSFPVFWPAAGSLPVPPYPAQSQAKAAATAVVVAAAAAAAAAAAEPPPGLSGRHGELEGSEPSGSGRSSATPQEGTGTEGERCPSALSRAAGEEERSGDEALLPPLPLPRKGSYLSAFRPVVKDAESIAKLYGTREAYGGAAPRGPGYLSPDFLSEGSSSYRSLSPGGDTAEEPEVDVESNRFPEDEEEDAAAAAAAPLPEGREPPPPRLLAGTEEPPPAGADGPEEKAGEPAAQEGGQQPDGSPERSSSRGGYEVYAPDRGEHLQPLKTTASLGAPAAYLCTPEAKEQDKEDNHSAAEDLETRKSYQDQRNVSHPSPVNTDRGEDGLGMDVAGTQLVEKDIENLARDELQKLVLEQMELRKKLERDFQSLKDNFQDQMKRELAYREEMVQQLQIVRDTLCNELDQERKARYAIQQKLKEAHDALHHFSCKMLTPRHCTGNCSFKPPLLPQ, from the exons ATGCAGCGGGGCTCGGTAccggcggccgcggcgcggggGATGTGCTACGGGTCCGCCAGACCTCTCCGGCCGGCCTGCCCGCCCGCGGCGGGGAGGGTCCTGCGGCAGCACTCGgggcggtggtggtgggggtcTGTGCtccgggccggggccggcagcggcgAGCGGGGACGAGCCGGTCCGCGGAGCAGGGTtccgggagcggagcgggccgggggcggcggcggcggagccccggGACCGCTTCTAACCCGCGCCGTTCCCCGATTTTGTTTTGCAGGGGCGTTTTGGGGGGGAATGGAGGCGATCGCCAGTCAGATGGGAAATGGGAGAGATGCAAGCTCCTCCCCAAATTCAAAGCAAGAGCTGCAGCCGTACCAGGGCTCCAATACCCTCAAGCCCAACCAAGTGGGTGAGACCTCTCTGTACGGCGTGCCCATCGTGTCCCTGGTCATCGACGGGCAGGAGCGGCTGTGCCTGGCGCAGATCTCCAACACGCTGCTCAAGAACTACAGCTACAATGAGATCCACAACCGGCGGGTGGCCCTGGGCATCACCTGCGTGCAGTGCACGCCGGTGCAGCTGGAGATCCTGCGGCGGGCCGGGGCCATGCCCATCTCCTCCCGCCGCTGCGGCATGATCACCAAGCGGGAGGCGGAGCGGCTCTGCAAGTCCTTCCTGGGCGAGCACAAGCCGCCCAAGCTGCCCGAGAACTTCGCCTTCGACGTGGTGCACGAGTGCGCCTGGGGCTCCCGGGGCAGCTTCATCCCGGCCCGCTACAACAGCTCCCGCGCCAAGTGCATCAAGTGCAGCTACTGCAGCATGTACTTCTCCCCCAACAAGTTCATCTTCCACTCCCACCGCACCCCGGACTCCAAGTACACGCAGCCCGACGCCGCCAACTTCAACTCCTGGCGCCGGCACCTCAAGCTCAGCGACAAGACGGCCACCGAGGAGCTGTCGCACGCCTGGGAGGATGTCAAGGCCATGTTCAACGGCGGCACCCGCAAGCGGACCTTCTCCCTGCaaggggcggccgccggcgggccCGGCGCCGGTTCCCCAGCCGCCAAGGCCGCCCTGCACCCGCCGCCACCCGCCGGTCCCGAGCTGGCACCGGCGCACAAGAGCCTCCGCTGCAGCGGGCAGGAGCCGGCGGGCGAGCGCGGGGCGCTGGGGCTACCGGCGGCTcacggcggggcggcgggggcgcacggcggggcgggggcggtgcgCAGCTACCCGGTGATCCCGGTGCCCAGTAAGGGCTTCGGGATGCTGCAGAAGCTGCCGCCgcccctcttcccccacccctacGGCTTCCCCGCCGCCGCTTTCGGACTCTGCCCCAAAAAGCAGGAGGACGCGCTGGGCGGCGCGGGAGGCGGCGAGGCGGGCAAGGGGGGAGCGCTGCCCCCCGGCATGTTTTGGGGACCCCCGCACCCCCACCCGCACCAACCGGCCCAGCCTCCCCACCAGCCCGGAGCCGCCAAGGACGCCGGCGTCTACCCCTCCTTCCCCGTCTTCTGGCCGGCCGCCGGCAGCCTGCCCGTGCCGCCCTACCCGGCCCAGAGCCAGGCCAAGGCGGCGGCCACGGccgtggtggtggcggcggcggcggcagcggcggcggcggcggccgaacCGCCGCCGGGTTTGTCGGGCCGCCACGGCGAGCTGGAGGGCTCGGAGCCGTCGGGCAGCGGGAGGAGCAGCGCTACCCCCCAGGAGGGAACCGGTACGGAGGGCGAGCGCTGCCCCAGCGCGCTGTCGCGGGCGGCGGGCGAGGAGGAACGCTCCGGGGACGAGGCGCTGCTCCCcccgctgcccctgcccaggAAGGGCAGCTACCTCTCCGCCTTCCGCCCGGTGGTAAAGGACGCCGAGAGCATCGCCAAGCTCTACGGTACCCGGGAGGCGTATGGCGGCGCGGCCCCCCGCGGCCCCGGTTACCTCTCCCCGGACTTTCTCAGCGAGGGCAGCTCCAGCTACCGCTCGCTCTCCCCCGGGGGGGACACGGCCGAGGAGCCCGAGGTGGACGTGGAGTCCAACCGCTTCccggaggacgaggaggaggatgccgccgccgccgccgccgcccctctcCCCGAGGGACGGGAGCCACCGCCGCCCCGGCTGCTGGCCGGTACCGAGGAACCGCCGCCCGCCGGGGCAGACGGGCCCGAGGAGAAGGCGGGCGAACCGGCGGCGCAGGAGGGCGGCCAGCAGCCCGACGGCAGCCCCGAGCGGAGCAGCAGCAGGGGCGGCTACGAG GTGTACGCGCCGGACAGGGGGGAGCACCTGCAGCCGCTGAAGACCACCGCCTCCCTGGGAGCCCCGGCTGCGTACCTCTGCACCCCCGAGGCGAAGG AGCAAGATAAAGAAGACAATCACTCCGCGGCAGAGGATTTAGAGACCAGAAAATCCTATCAGGACCAAAGGAATGTCTCGCATCCCAGCCCTGTAAATACCGACAGAG GAGAGGACGGCCTCGGCATGGATGTCGCCGGGACGCAGCTGGTGGAAAAAGACATCGAAAATTTGGCCCGAG atgagTTACAAAAACTGGTCCTGGAGCAAATGGAGCTGAGgaaaaagctggagagggacttccAGAGCCTAAAAG ATAACTTCCAGGACCAGATGAAGCGGGAGCTGGCGTATCGGGAGGAGATGGTGCAGCAGCTGCAGATTGTCCGAG ATACGCTGTGCAACGAGCTGGACCAGGAGAGGAAAGCACGCTACGCCATCCAGCAGAAGTTGAAAG AGGCCCACGACGCGCTGCATCACTTCTCCTGCAAAATGCTGACCCCGCGGCACTGCACGGGGAACTGCTCCTTCAAGCCGCCGCTGCTGCCCCAGTGA
- the SKOR1 gene encoding SKI family transcriptional corepressor 1 isoform X2, translating to MEAIASQMGNGRDASSSPNSKQELQPYQGSNTLKPNQVGETSLYGVPIVSLVIDGQERLCLAQISNTLLKNYSYNEIHNRRVALGITCVQCTPVQLEILRRAGAMPISSRRCGMITKREAERLCKSFLGEHKPPKLPENFAFDVVHECAWGSRGSFIPARYNSSRAKCIKCSYCSMYFSPNKFIFHSHRTPDSKYTQPDAANFNSWRRHLKLSDKTATEELSHAWEDVKAMFNGGTRKRTFSLQGAAAGGPGAGSPAAKAALHPPPPAGPELAPAHKSLRCSGQEPAGERGALGLPAAHGGAAGAHGGAGAVRSYPVIPVPSKGFGMLQKLPPPLFPHPYGFPAAAFGLCPKKQEDALGGAGGGEAGKGGALPPGMFWGPPHPHPHQPAQPPHQPGAAKDAGVYPSFPVFWPAAGSLPVPPYPAQSQAKAAATAVVVAAAAAAAAAAAEPPPGLSGRHGELEGSEPSGSGRSSATPQEGTGTEGERCPSALSRAAGEEERSGDEALLPPLPLPRKGSYLSAFRPVVKDAESIAKLYGTREAYGGAAPRGPGYLSPDFLSEGSSSYRSLSPGGDTAEEPEVDVESNRFPEDEEEDAAAAAAAPLPEGREPPPPRLLAGTEEPPPAGADGPEEKAGEPAAQEGGQQPDGSPERSSSRGGYEVYAPDRGEHLQPLKTTASLGAPAAYLCTPEAKEQDKEDNHSAAEDLETRKSYQDQRNVSHPSPVNTDRGEDGLGMDVAGTQLVEKDIENLARDELQKLVLEQMELRKKLERDFQSLKDNFQDQMKRELAYREEMVQQLQIVRDTLCNELDQERKARYAIQQKLKEAHDALHHFSCKMLTPRHCTGNCSFKPPLLPQ from the exons ATGGAGGCGATCGCCAGTCAGATGGGAAATGGGAGAGATGCAAGCTCCTCCCCAAATTCAAAGCAAGAGCTGCAGCCGTACCAGGGCTCCAATACCCTCAAGCCCAACCAAGTGGGTGAGACCTCTCTGTACGGCGTGCCCATCGTGTCCCTGGTCATCGACGGGCAGGAGCGGCTGTGCCTGGCGCAGATCTCCAACACGCTGCTCAAGAACTACAGCTACAATGAGATCCACAACCGGCGGGTGGCCCTGGGCATCACCTGCGTGCAGTGCACGCCGGTGCAGCTGGAGATCCTGCGGCGGGCCGGGGCCATGCCCATCTCCTCCCGCCGCTGCGGCATGATCACCAAGCGGGAGGCGGAGCGGCTCTGCAAGTCCTTCCTGGGCGAGCACAAGCCGCCCAAGCTGCCCGAGAACTTCGCCTTCGACGTGGTGCACGAGTGCGCCTGGGGCTCCCGGGGCAGCTTCATCCCGGCCCGCTACAACAGCTCCCGCGCCAAGTGCATCAAGTGCAGCTACTGCAGCATGTACTTCTCCCCCAACAAGTTCATCTTCCACTCCCACCGCACCCCGGACTCCAAGTACACGCAGCCCGACGCCGCCAACTTCAACTCCTGGCGCCGGCACCTCAAGCTCAGCGACAAGACGGCCACCGAGGAGCTGTCGCACGCCTGGGAGGATGTCAAGGCCATGTTCAACGGCGGCACCCGCAAGCGGACCTTCTCCCTGCaaggggcggccgccggcgggccCGGCGCCGGTTCCCCAGCCGCCAAGGCCGCCCTGCACCCGCCGCCACCCGCCGGTCCCGAGCTGGCACCGGCGCACAAGAGCCTCCGCTGCAGCGGGCAGGAGCCGGCGGGCGAGCGCGGGGCGCTGGGGCTACCGGCGGCTcacggcggggcggcgggggcgcacggcggggcgggggcggtgcgCAGCTACCCGGTGATCCCGGTGCCCAGTAAGGGCTTCGGGATGCTGCAGAAGCTGCCGCCgcccctcttcccccacccctacGGCTTCCCCGCCGCCGCTTTCGGACTCTGCCCCAAAAAGCAGGAGGACGCGCTGGGCGGCGCGGGAGGCGGCGAGGCGGGCAAGGGGGGAGCGCTGCCCCCCGGCATGTTTTGGGGACCCCCGCACCCCCACCCGCACCAACCGGCCCAGCCTCCCCACCAGCCCGGAGCCGCCAAGGACGCCGGCGTCTACCCCTCCTTCCCCGTCTTCTGGCCGGCCGCCGGCAGCCTGCCCGTGCCGCCCTACCCGGCCCAGAGCCAGGCCAAGGCGGCGGCCACGGccgtggtggtggcggcggcggcggcagcggcggcggcggcggccgaacCGCCGCCGGGTTTGTCGGGCCGCCACGGCGAGCTGGAGGGCTCGGAGCCGTCGGGCAGCGGGAGGAGCAGCGCTACCCCCCAGGAGGGAACCGGTACGGAGGGCGAGCGCTGCCCCAGCGCGCTGTCGCGGGCGGCGGGCGAGGAGGAACGCTCCGGGGACGAGGCGCTGCTCCCcccgctgcccctgcccaggAAGGGCAGCTACCTCTCCGCCTTCCGCCCGGTGGTAAAGGACGCCGAGAGCATCGCCAAGCTCTACGGTACCCGGGAGGCGTATGGCGGCGCGGCCCCCCGCGGCCCCGGTTACCTCTCCCCGGACTTTCTCAGCGAGGGCAGCTCCAGCTACCGCTCGCTCTCCCCCGGGGGGGACACGGCCGAGGAGCCCGAGGTGGACGTGGAGTCCAACCGCTTCccggaggacgaggaggaggatgccgccgccgccgccgccgcccctctcCCCGAGGGACGGGAGCCACCGCCGCCCCGGCTGCTGGCCGGTACCGAGGAACCGCCGCCCGCCGGGGCAGACGGGCCCGAGGAGAAGGCGGGCGAACCGGCGGCGCAGGAGGGCGGCCAGCAGCCCGACGGCAGCCCCGAGCGGAGCAGCAGCAGGGGCGGCTACGAG GTGTACGCGCCGGACAGGGGGGAGCACCTGCAGCCGCTGAAGACCACCGCCTCCCTGGGAGCCCCGGCTGCGTACCTCTGCACCCCCGAGGCGAAGG AGCAAGATAAAGAAGACAATCACTCCGCGGCAGAGGATTTAGAGACCAGAAAATCCTATCAGGACCAAAGGAATGTCTCGCATCCCAGCCCTGTAAATACCGACAGAG GAGAGGACGGCCTCGGCATGGATGTCGCCGGGACGCAGCTGGTGGAAAAAGACATCGAAAATTTGGCCCGAG atgagTTACAAAAACTGGTCCTGGAGCAAATGGAGCTGAGgaaaaagctggagagggacttccAGAGCCTAAAAG ATAACTTCCAGGACCAGATGAAGCGGGAGCTGGCGTATCGGGAGGAGATGGTGCAGCAGCTGCAGATTGTCCGAG ATACGCTGTGCAACGAGCTGGACCAGGAGAGGAAAGCACGCTACGCCATCCAGCAGAAGTTGAAAG AGGCCCACGACGCGCTGCATCACTTCTCCTGCAAAATGCTGACCCCGCGGCACTGCACGGGGAACTGCTCCTTCAAGCCGCCGCTGCTGCCCCAGTGA